Genomic segment of Plasmodium cynomolgi strain B DNA, scaffold: 0697, whole genome shotgun sequence:
GCTTCATGAGTTGATGTACTACCCGTGGAACTGGATAAAGTAGATTGATCactagtagtagtagtaatAGCAGGAGTAGACGTAGCaatagtagtagtagtagtagtagtaatAGCAGGAGTAGACATAGCAATAGTAGTAATAGCAGTAGGAATAGTATTAgtaggaggaggaggaggaggaggaggaggaagaagaagagaagcaacagcagcagcagcattAAAAACAGCACCAGCACCAACAGTAGCAGCATCAACAACAGCACcagcagcaacagcagcagcaccaACAACAGCACCAGCAccaacaacagcagcaggATCAGAAGCAGGATCAGAAGCAGGAGCACCAGTAGCAGCATCAGGATCAGAATTAGCAACAGAAGAATCAGAActagaaatggaagaagcagtAACAGCAGGAGATGAAGTaacagcaggagcagcaggagcagcaggagcagtaacagcaggagcagcaggagcagtAACAGCAGGAGCAGTAACAGCAGGAAGAGTAGCAGTATCAGCAGGAAGAGGAGCAGTATTAGCATGAAGAAGAGGAGCAGAAGGAAGAGGATcagcaggaggagaaagAGGAGCAGAACCAGAAGCAGAAGGGATAACAGGAATTGAAATAGGAGAATCGGATGgcgcttcctttttcgaaaTATCCTTTTGtatattactttttataatatcaccTGTAACacctttattttcttttgcatCAGCAGGGTTTTTACTACTTTTTACAGTGGTCAATGTACTTTGGATACTTGTAGAAACATCCTGAACAGATTTTGTATCAGAAGTTTCTTGAGATTCACCTGATTGAGGGGGACTCGATAGTGGTGTGACTCCTTTTAATAATTCCTCATcaaataatgatatattaGATTCTTTAAAAGTGTCTaattcattacaaaaaatattaattttattatttgcaATTTGAGTATCATTACAATAAGTTCCTTTAAATTCTGAATACATTCTAacgctttcatttttcttattatcaCAATAATctattgaattttttctaaataatttaGGTGGAATATCATGATCCCTAAACAGAAAACTTATtaaatttgttatatttcCTTCTGGTTTTTTACCAGCTTCATTATATGATTCTAAAGAACAATTAGTATACTTAGTATTACTTATTTGCAATTGGGATATTTTATCAgctattttattaaaaagaattttcatAACGTCAACTGGAATACAAtgtatttttgtgtaaaaatgtagccatatatttaaatagaTACATCGTATATTAGGATCTATATAGCCTGGGTGGGTTACATATTTGGGATCATCTTCATCTAAAGATGCACCctttaaatttcttacaAGAATCTTGCAAAAATCATTGTATTCTGTTATATTTACCGTGGAAATTTCTGTAT
This window contains:
- a CDS encoding hypothetical protein (putative); amino-acid sequence: MKDIYDFCNDNTEISTVNITEYNDFCKILVRNLKGASLDEDDPKYVTHPGYIDPNIRCIYLNIWLHFYTKIHCIPVDVMKILFNKIADKISQLQISNTKYTNCSLESYNEAGKKPEGNITNLISFLFRDHDIPPKLFRKNSIDYCDNKKNESVRMYSEFKGTYCNDTQIANNKINIFCNELDTFKESNISLFDEELLKGVTPLSSPPQSGESQETSDTKSVQDVSTSIQSTLTTVKSSKNPADAKENKGVTGDIIK